Within Desulfobacter sp., the genomic segment GGGCCCGGCAGCGCCCCTGAAAAATTTCTACCATGCCTGCGGCTATTCCTTCGGCATCACCCAGGCCGGGGGCATCGGCCATTACCTGGCCGGCTGGATCATGGACGGTGAGCCTGAAATCGACCTCTGGCCCATGGATTCCCGGCGGTACGGGTCCTACGCCAACTGGGCCTACAACACGGAAAAAATCGCCGACACCTATCCCCGGCTTTACGCCCATATCTATCCCAACGAATTCCGGGATGCGGCCCGGCCCAATAGGACAAGCCCCATCTATGAATACCAGAAACAGGCCAATGCCGTTTTCGGCGACTACTACGGATGGGAATGCCCCAATTACTTCCCGCCCGAGGGAGAGGACGGATACGAAAACCCGTCCTGGCGGCGGACCAATGCTTTCAAGCATGTGGCGGCCGAGTGCAAACATGCCATGGAAAAGGTGGGGATCATCGACCTGACCCGGTTTGCCAAAACAAAGATTTCCGGCCCCGGCGCCAAAGCCTGGCTCAACAATATGACCTGCCAGAAGGTGCCTAGTGTGGACGGCCGCATTGCCCTGAGCCCCATGCTGGACCACCAGGGGCATTTTAAATCCGACATGACCATCACCCGGGTAAATGAAAACGAATTTTTCTGCGTCACCGCCTCGGTGGGCAAAAAACACGACCAGCACTGGATGCTGGAGAATCTGCCCAATGACGGGTCCGTGGCCATGGAAGATCTTACCTATGAGATGGGCTGCCTGGTCCTGGTGGGCCCGGATGCCCGCAAGGTCCTGGAAAAGGCCGCCTACGACGATGTGTCCAACGATGTTTTCAAGTTCGGCACCTCCCGGGAAATCTATGTGGGCCGGACCAAATGCCGGGTGAACCGGATGAACTATGTGGGGGAACTGGGGTATGAGATTTTTCATCCCATCCAGCATCAGATTTCACTCTACCATGCCCTCATGGGAGCCGGGGCGGATGTTGACATCAAACTCATCGGTATGCATGCCATGGATTCCATGCGCCTGGAAAAGGGGTATCTGGCCTGGAAATCCGAGATGAACGTCCACCATACGCCCCTGGAAACCAATGTGGCCTGGACCGTTAAAATGGATAAGGAGTTCATCGGAAAGGCCGGGCTGGAAAAACAGAAGGCAGACGGGATTCCCCTGAAGCTGGTCTGCCTGGTGGTGGAGGCCGAGGATGCCGACGCCTGGGGATATAATCCCATATTTGCCGGTGAAGAACGGGTGGGAATGACCTCCTCCGGCGGCTACGGCCACAGAACCCAAAAGAGCATTGCTCTTGGGTATGTCCCGCCCAAATTCGCCGATGCCGGCACGGCCCTGGAAGTGGAGATTCTGGGGGTGAAACGGTCGGCCCAGGTGGTCTCCATGCCCATTTACGATCCGAAAAATGAAAGAATGAAAGGTTAAAGGGGAAGAGATCATGAAAATTTTTGTCTGCGTTAAACATGTTCCGGACACGGCCGCCAACATCAAACTGGCCGGGAACAACGGATTTGAGGATTCGGAAATCAAGTTTGTGGTCAACCCCTATGACGAATTCGGGGTGGAAGAGGCCGTTTCCCTGGTGGAAAAAAACGGGGGCGAGGTGGTGATTGTCACCGTTGGCAAGGCCGCGGCTGCCGCCACCATCCGGGGGGCCATGGCCATGGGGGCCCACCGGGCCATTTTGGTGAAGACCCAGGGTCAGTTTCTGGACGCCAGCCTCACGGCCAAAGCCCTGAAGGCAGCCATAGAAGAAGACGGGGCCCCGGATCTGATATTCACCGGAAAAGGGGCGGTGGACACGGAAACCTTCCAGACCCAGTACCGCCTGGCCGCCGCCTTGGGCCTGCCAGTGGCCAATGAGGTCAGCCGCCTACGCATTGACGGCGGTAAAGCCGTGGCCGAGCAGGAAGTGGGCGGGGGGGACCGCCAGGTCATTGAAATGGGTCTGCCCTGTGTCATCGGGGCCACCAAGGGGCTCAACGAACCCAGGTATCCTAAATTCCCGGATATCATGAAGGCCAAGAAAAAAGAGATCAAGGAGATGGACATATCCGATCTGGGCATTGATGAAGCCGCCGGTGCCGTGGTGATTGAACATCTGGAGCCGGTGCCGGAACGGGCCGGTGCCAAAATGATTGAGGGCTCGGTACAAGAGCAGGTGACCGAACTGGTCAGGATTCTGAAAGAAGAAGAGAAAGTGATATAAAGGAGGCGAGCATGGCCAAAACCGGCATTTTGATAGAGACTGAAAACGATGCGGTAAAAGAGACCTCTTTGGGGGTGTTGACCGCCGCTGCCGGCCAGGAGATTATTGCCCTGGTCATGGATGCCAACCCGGCATCGGTAAAAGATAAACTTGCCCAATACGGGGCATCCGGCATTGTATCACTCAAACCGGCTTCCGGGGATATCTTAGCCTCCCCGGACCTGGCGGCCCGCTGCCTTGAGGCCGCCGTCAATGAATACGGCCTGGATGCGCTTTTGGGAACGGCATCCGCCGTGGGCAGGGATCTTTTTGCCCGCCTTGGGGCGCTGATGGACCAGCCCATGGTCAGCGATTGTGTGGCTGTGGACATTGATGCCAAAACCGTGAAAAAATCCCATTTTTCCGGCAAGACCTTCGCCACCCTCCGTGTGAACGCTGACCTGCTTCTGGCCACTGTCCGGCCAAACGCCATTGAGGCGGTGCCGGCGCCGGCCGGCGGTGAAATCCTGGAGTTTACAGCAGATGTGCAGGATCCGGGGCTGGCTGTCATCAAAGAGATTAAAAAGGGAGACAGTGACAAACTGGACCTCACCGAAGCCCCGGTCATCGTCACCGGGGGGCGGGCCATCAAGGCCGCTGAAAATTATTCCATGCTTGAAGCCTGCGCCGGGAAAATGGGCGGTGCGGTGGGCGCTTCCAGGGCGGCGGTGGACGCGGGGTTTGCCCCCCATGCCATGCAGGTGGGCCAGACCGGCAAGACCGTATCCCCCAAGCTCTATATCGCCTGCGGGGTTTCGGGGGCGGTCCAGCATTTCGCCGGCATGAAGACCTCCAAGGTCATCGTGGCCATCAATGAAGACAAGGACGCCCCCATCTTTGCCAAATGCGACTACGGCATTGTGGGGGATATCTTTGAGGTGGTGCCGGCACTCACCGAGAAACTTTAAGCCAAGCAGGACAGGTAGAATCAATGGAAACCTACACTATTCTGAAATCTGTGGTCATGCTGGCGGCCCTGGCCGGGGCCTTCGGGTACTTTTTTCTTAAGGCGGCCAGGCTCTACCGGATCATGACGGCGGTGGAGGGCGACGGCCCAAGCATGGCGGAAACGGCCGGGGACAGGACAGCAGACCGGATCAAGCTGCTCTTCACCGAAGTGCTGGCCCAGACCAATGTCCGGCGCAAGCCCATGCCCGG encodes:
- a CDS encoding GcvT family protein — protein: MKTNARAVVIGGGAIGVSVAYHLAKYGWKDDVVLIEKHELTSGSTWMAAGNVSFFHSNFYGTQVNMKSIEIYKELEKETGQNVGWHTTGSIRTADNPGRMDELGYAYSMNRCLGLDVSWVTPEEIGKMHPFINPEGLMGGLYWPDDGDVDPNSVTQAMAKGARNHGVEINLHTRVTGIEQKANGEWLVKTDKGEITCEHLINAAGLWAPEVARMVGLEIPSIAIAHTHILYEKIQAIDEADTYLPLMRDPDKSIYLRQEMDSLILGMYEAHGQQWKRRGVPWDYAQEELNPDLDNISDCIEAGMDRFPILGETGFKHVTAGPITYTPNGDPLVGPAAPLKNFYHACGYSFGITQAGGIGHYLAGWIMDGEPEIDLWPMDSRRYGSYANWAYNTEKIADTYPRLYAHIYPNEFRDAARPNRTSPIYEYQKQANAVFGDYYGWECPNYFPPEGEDGYENPSWRRTNAFKHVAAECKHAMEKVGIIDLTRFAKTKISGPGAKAWLNNMTCQKVPSVDGRIALSPMLDHQGHFKSDMTITRVNENEFFCVTASVGKKHDQHWMLENLPNDGSVAMEDLTYEMGCLVLVGPDARKVLEKAAYDDVSNDVFKFGTSREIYVGRTKCRVNRMNYVGELGYEIFHPIQHQISLYHALMGAGADVDIKLIGMHAMDSMRLEKGYLAWKSEMNVHHTPLETNVAWTVKMDKEFIGKAGLEKQKADGIPLKLVCLVVEAEDADAWGYNPIFAGEERVGMTSSGGYGHRTQKSIALGYVPPKFADAGTALEVEILGVKRSAQVVSMPIYDPKNERMKG
- a CDS encoding electron transfer flavoprotein subunit beta/FixA family protein; translated protein: MKIFVCVKHVPDTAANIKLAGNNGFEDSEIKFVVNPYDEFGVEEAVSLVEKNGGEVVIVTVGKAAAAATIRGAMAMGAHRAILVKTQGQFLDASLTAKALKAAIEEDGAPDLIFTGKGAVDTETFQTQYRLAAALGLPVANEVSRLRIDGGKAVAEQEVGGGDRQVIEMGLPCVIGATKGLNEPRYPKFPDIMKAKKKEIKEMDISDLGIDEAAGAVVIEHLEPVPERAGAKMIEGSVQEQVTELVRILKEEEKVI
- a CDS encoding electron transfer flavoprotein subunit alpha/FixB family protein; this translates as MAKTGILIETENDAVKETSLGVLTAAAGQEIIALVMDANPASVKDKLAQYGASGIVSLKPASGDILASPDLAARCLEAAVNEYGLDALLGTASAVGRDLFARLGALMDQPMVSDCVAVDIDAKTVKKSHFSGKTFATLRVNADLLLATVRPNAIEAVPAPAGGEILEFTADVQDPGLAVIKEIKKGDSDKLDLTEAPVIVTGGRAIKAAENYSMLEACAGKMGGAVGASRAAVDAGFAPHAMQVGQTGKTVSPKLYIACGVSGAVQHFAGMKTSKVIVAINEDKDAPIFAKCDYGIVGDIFEVVPALTEKL